TCCTACCAAATCAGCCATTTCCAATATTTCTTTTTTCTTATCTTTTATTTTATTTTTTGGTACATTGTAAACACCGGCATAAAAATCAAGATTTTCTTCTACGGTTAAGTCTTCATAAAGGCTAAATTTTTGGGACATATAACCAATGTGTGACCTGATTTTTTCATTTTCAGTTGAAACATCAAATCCTAAAACCTTTCCTGTTCCCAAAGTGGGAGTTAATAATCCCATAATCATTCTTATTACAGTTGTTTTGCCGGAGCCATTTGGACCTAAAAATCCATACACATCTCCCTTTTTTACATTAAAGCTCACATTGTTAACAGCTGTAAAGTCACCAAATTTTTTAGTTAAATTATTTATTACTATAACATTTTCCATAACGTCCTCAATTCTTTTCACTTTTAATAATATTGACAAAAACATCTTCCAAAGATGGAGCTACTTCCTTTATAGAATTTACTACAATTTTGTTTTTGAACTTTTCTTTTAATTTCTTAGAAGCATAATCAAAATCTTCCACTGCAATATGAAGTTCTTCGCCCAACATATATGCATCCAAGACGTATTCTTCTTTTTGAGCTAAGTTTCTAGCAACGTGATTTTCATCAGAACAAACACTTACAATGTGTTTATCAAAATTGTTGATAATGTTGGAAGGAGTATCCGTCTTTATTATTCTGCCTTTATCCATAAGCCCCACCTCATCACATCTTTCAGCTTCATCCATGTAAGGTGTACTGACAAATATAGTTGTGCCTTGTTCTCTCAGTTCGAAAAGTATTTTCCAAAATTCTCTTCTTGCCACTGGATCAACACCAATAGTAGGCTCATCAAGCAGCAGGTATTTGGGAGTATGAATCAAATTGCATGACAATGCCAATTTCTGTTTCATTCCTCCTGAAAGTTGGTCTGCTAATTTATATGAGTGCTTTGTAAGATTACTGAATGACAATAAAAATTCAATTTTCTCTTTTCTTTCCTTCTTTGGTATTTGATATACTTCTGCATAAAATTCAAGGTTTTCTAGAACAGTAAGGTCCCCGTATAAACTGAACTTTTGAGGCATATATCCAATGTGTTGTTTTATTACTTCACTTTCTTTTAAAATATCATATTTGCCTATTTGAGCTGTTCCGCTGTCTGGAGTTAATAAAGAGCACAACATCCTCATTGTAGTTGTCTTGCCTGCTCCATCTGGTCCCACTAACCCAAAAATCGTGTTTTTTTTAACCTGTATATTTAAATCATCTACGGCAGTAATATTCTCAAATTTTTTTGTGAGAGAAAATATTTGAATATCATATTCCATTATTTGCTCCTTTATTAATCTATCTTTATGTTTACATCCACTGGCATGCCTGGCTTTATCGCCCCTTTGGAATCTAAAGCCTCAACTGTAACTTCAAACACTGTATTTACTCTTTCTTCTTTAGTTTGAATATTCTTAGGCGTAAATTCTGCTGTATTATTTATTCTTGTTACCTTCCCATGGTAAGCCTTCTCATTATGAGAATCAATAAATATGTTAGCATCTTGACCAACTATGATATGTCCTATATTTGCTTCAGATACATATGCCTTTATTTCAACATTTTCAGGATTATATATTTCAGCTATTAGCTTACCCATGGAAACAAATTCACCATTTTTTATTAACAGCGAATTAACAATTCCGTCAATTGGTGATTTTATTGTTAATTTATCTAATTCTCTTTTAGTTTGTTCTACAATATTTTTTGATTGTTCTAGTTGTACCTTAGCTATTTCTAGTTGACCTTGTAACTGACTGAGCTGGGTATTACCATTGGAAATTGCTAGTTCGTATCCTGCTTTTGCCTGCAGCATTTTGTTTTCAGCGGCATTAATAGTATTTTTTGTCGGTCCGGATTTTATTAAATTCAGCTGTGAAACTGCAGCATTGTATTGTGCTTCACTGACATTATAGCTTTTTAATGCCTCATCGTACTTACTTTGAGAAATTATCTGCTGCTCAAATAGTTCAGTACTTCTCTCTAAATTTGTCTTCATAAAGTCGAAATTTGTTTTCGCTTGATTAACAACCTCTTCTGCTTGTTTTATTTCATCTGCGCTAGCTCCATCCATCACTTTTTGATATTCTGCCTCTGATACTAAATAAGCATTATGAGCTTGTTGAATAACGTCAGTATTTTGCAAAGACAAGCTGCTTATGCTATTTTCAAGCGCCTCTATGTTTTTTTCTGTTATTTGGAAATTTGTTAAAGCTTGATCATATTGATTTTTTAAGGCTGTATTATCTATAACTGCTATTACAGCACCTTTTTTTATATTGTCGCCTTCTTTTACCTTGTTTTCTATTACTGTACCAGTAATTTCACTGCTTAAGGATATGGAACCATTCTTTACAACACCTGAAGATTCAATATATGTGCCTCCATCGGCATATACAATTGCTGAGTCGTTTTTTTGCAAGCCATTAAAAATATAAATTGAAATAAGCACAAGAATTATAACAGCAGGCATAATTATTAATTTTCCTTTTCCTTTAATATGATTTAATATTTTTATCATTTTTTCCTCCGCTTATATTGATTAGTTGTTATTTTAAAAATATAATATATGTTAATAATAAAAACAGTTACCACGGTAACTTTTTTAAAATTATTATTAAACTATAATTATAATATTGTGATTCTAACCATAGGAAAGGTGAAATAATGAAAAACTATATAAAATTAATTAAAAATATGGATTTATTTAAGTGTTTGTCTGAAGATGAATTAGAAAGTGTCCTTAGTAATAACAATTATAATATAAAAAATTATAATAAAAATTCCATAATATATATGCAAAATGAAAAATGTAAAAGCCTAGATATTATTTTGGAAGGAATCGTTTCTGTACAAAAAATAAATTCAGAGGGGAACGTTCTGACCATAAACGATTTTATGAGTGGTGACGTCATAGGTGAAAGCCTAGTTTTCTCCATAGATAACAAATATCCTATGACGGTATTTGCAAAAAATGATGTGACAATATTAAACATAAAAAAAGAACTTATCTTAAAACTATGTCAAAGTAATGAATGTTTTTTAATTTCTTTTCTACATTCCCTATCTAGTAAAGCACTAATATTGTCTGACAAAATAAAATCTTTAACAATGAAAACCTTAAGACAGTGTATTATTGAATATTTATTGTTTGAATACTACGCTCAAGACAGCACAAAAATCAAATTAAACATGACTAAGAAGGATTTAGCCGAAAAAATTGGTGTCCAGCGTTCATCTCTCTCCCGCGAGTTAAATAAAATGAGAAAAGACGGCTTAATAGACTTCAATGCAAAATTCATCTTCATTAAAGATATAGATTTGCTTAGTAAGCTTCATATAGAAAATTAAGTTTACAAATATTCACTTTTGTAAGAATCACTTACATTTCTAAATCATTGTCTATTGTAGAATTTTGACTAAAAATATATACTTTAGACAGATAATACTTATAAAGTATAACATTCTTTAATTCCCCAAAACTCCTATGAAAATGTTTAAGGGGACTTAATAGCGATGCTATGAATAAGCTAGTACTTAAACATAGTCTCGCTATTATGATTTTAAAGAACATAATTTAAAAGTTTAATGAGGGGATTTATGTGGAAAGTGCAGCACCTGAAAATTTAAATAAAATAAAAGATAATATTGTAATATTCGAAATATCCCACAAGGATAATACTTATAAGCAAATTTCCATTGAAGAATTTATAGAAAAATTAAAAAACAATGAAATAAAGATAAGAAAAAAGTTAAATATTATAAATTATGCCTCTTTGGCAATAAATATTGACAGTACGGAAGTATATAAAGATGGAATGAAAATTGATTTATCTCCCAGAGAATATAAAATGCTTAAGCTTTTCATAGATAATAAAGGAAAAATTTTAACAAATGAACAAATTATAAACTGTGTTTGGGGCATAGCATATGCTAATGCCGGAATGCTTAGAGTAGCAATCAAAAGACTGCGAAATAAAATTGATCCTGACAACGAATATTTAAAAACAATTAGAGGCAAGGGATACATACTTATAGATATGTAAAAATACAAAAGTTAAGGAGCTTCCTGTATAATTCAAATATAAGGAATTCCAAGAAAGAAGGTTGAGAAAAAAATACCTCAGTGTACAATAAGATTACTGACTTTGCCGGTTAGTAAAAAATCTTATTAAACAGAGAGGTATCTAGAAATGAATTATAACACACAGAACGCAAAATTAGGAACTATTACAGAAAAAACTTTAGTGGTTGGTATTGATGTCGGAAGTGAACTACACTATGCCAGAGCTTTTGACTGGAGAGGTTATGAGTACTCAAAGAAGGCCTTCTCATTCAGTAATACAGAAGCTGGATTTAACAGTTTTTTGGCATGGATGCATGAACTGGGAGAAAAGCATGAGAAACAGGCTGTACTTCCAGGGATGGAGCCAACAGGACACTACTGGTTTGCACTAGGAAAGTTCCTACAGGACAACGGCATGAGACCGGTGCTTGTCAATCCTCATCACGTAAAGAAATCCAAAGAACTAGATGATAACAATCCAACAAAGACTGATCGCAAGGATCCGAAAGTAATCGCAGGACTAATCAATGAGGGGCGATTCTCTTACCCTTACCTTCCGGAAGGTGTCTATGCAGAGCTTAGGACGGCTTCAAACCTGAGATTTCAGGCGCAGGAGGAACTTACAAGAGTTCTTAATAGGATTGCAAGATGGTTCAGCATTTACTTTCCAGAGTATAAAGACGTTTATGGGAAGAAAGATGCAAAAAGCGGATTGATGATTTTAGCACAGGCACCATTGCCAGCAGACATTGCAGCGTTAGGTGTGGAAGGAGTGAACAAAATCTGGCGGGACGCAAAGCTGAGAGGCGCTGGACGAAAGAGGGCAAAGACCTTGGTAGCAGCTGCAGAGCATAGCATTGGCAGTCAGGAAGGTTTGACAGCAGCACGTATGGAAATAAAAAATCTGCTCAGTGATTATGAGGTTTATAGTAAAAGAGTCAATGAACTAATGGCTCTAATAGAAGACTTGATGAGTGGAATTTCATACACAGATAAGTTGCTGGAAATTAAAGGTATTGGAAGTAAGACCGTATCTGGATTTATAGCTGAAGTGGGTGACATAAGACGTTTTGATAACCCAAAACAGATACAGAAGCTAGCAGGATATGCACTGGTGGAGAACAGTTCTGGAAAACATAAGGGCGAGACAACGATAAGCAGACGTGGTCGCAAGAGACTGAGATATCTGCTGTTTGAGGTTGCAATGTCATTAGTTGGAAAAAATAAAGAGTTCAGGGAACTGCACCATTATTATACGACCAGACAGAATAATCCATTGAAGAAGATGCAGTCGCTGATTGCAGTTGCCTGTAAGTTGCTTAGGGTGATTTACAAGATTCTAACAACAGGAGTCAGCTATGATCCTGTAAAAATGCTTGGAGACATCAAGAGACCACCGATATCAGCACAGGCAGCATAAAAAGTAAAGCAATAAGCTTAAACCTCTGTTGAAAGATATCGCGGTTGAATTTAATTATCAAGGGTACGTTAGTACCGCTAAAGCGGCAAGCCCTTGACAATTAAATCCAGCCACGATAAATAGTAAACAAGAGGTTAAGCTGGAAACTGCCACAAATGTGGCTATACAATAAACAGAAAGCAACAGGAAAACGTCCGTTGGAAACAACGCTGTTGTAGGAGCAAAATCAGTAATCAAAACAAAGAATGAGCCAGTAGTCGGCAGGAATATTTTCCATAGGGCATAGACCCTGTTAAGGAGCTAAGCTGACACCCTGGTTATGGATAGGCAGGACGAAGGTAGTTAGGACGCATGCGGAAACGGATGGAGATCCTGGTGGATACAGGAGGTTAGCTGCCATAGAGGGATGGGTATACACAAGGCCATGTAAAGCGAAAAACAAAGACGTTTTACTTCGTGTACCCTAATACCACTATTTTAGTACTCGATACAAGAAATATCCATGACTATGGCCATTTATCTGAGATAAAGAAACAAAAAACCTTGATTTTTCAAGGAAAAAAGCTTGACTATATGAGGAGGATAATATGGCACATTCTATTATGACGGAAATGACTAAGATATTGCTTAGCAATTCTTTAAAAAAATTACTAAGTAAAAGACCTCTAAATAAAATAACCGTAAAAGACATTGTCAATGATTGCAAATTAACCAGACAGACTTTTTATTACCACTTCCAGGATATTTATGAATTATTAGATTGGACATATAAAAATGAAATAGGTCACTTTTTAAATGATTCTAAAAATAACAGTTGGGAAAAAGTTATCAATAATATTTTAAGCTATATTCGTGAGAATAAATCTATGTTTTCCTATACAATTCAATCTGTTGGCAGAGAACATTTCGAACAAGCCCTTTATCTAGATTTATATGAATTCTGTAAAAGTAAAATATCTAAAGTATCTTCCAAATCAGATATCCCTGAAGAAAAAATTAATTTTTTAGCTAATTTGCAGACAATTACATTAACATCAGTCATAGTCCAATGGGCAAACAATGGCATGAAAGAAAACCCTGAAGAAATTGTAAAAATGTTGGGCAAGACATTAAATTCAGCTACGCTGAATGTTTTAAAAGAATATGAAGCTGCTAACTAGAGTCCCCCTCTAGAAGTAATTCAAACCCTCTAGATATATAAATCCCCTAGTATATTATATCTAGGGGGTTTTAATTAATTTACTAAAGCTTTGTTAAATTTATTTATTGTTCCTTCAAATGATGCATAGATAACTGGAATAATAACCATTGTCAAGAATGTTGAGGCAGTCATACCTCCTATAACTGCAATAGCCAGAGGTGAAAACCTCTCCGAACCCAGTGCCAATTGCGCAGCCAAAGGAATCATACCTGTTATATCTGACAGAGCAGTCATCATAATTGGTCTGAATCTTGATTTAACTGCTTGGGTTATGGCTTCATTAAGTTCAATTCCTTCTTTTTTCCTTTCATTTATAAACTCAACCAGCAATATTGCATTATTTACAACTGTACCTACCAGAAGTATAAATCCCAAAAGAACCGGCATAGAAATATACTTTCCCGTCAAACCTAAGGCTGGGGCTATACCGATTACTACCAAGGGTATCGATGCCATAACAGTAACAGGTTGCATAAATGATTTAAACTGTGGTACAAGTATCAAATAAACCAATATTACAGACAACGATAAAAGAAACATCATGTCTTTTGCTGAATCAGACATACTTTGCTGTTCTCCCGTCAGTTCTATTGCGTAACCGCTTGGAACAGGATAGTTTTTTATTATCTTGTTAATATCTTTTGTTATATGGCTGAATGCTCTTGAATGAGTGTATCCCAATATGTCTATTGTGTATTCCAAATCTTCTCTTGTAATTAAATTTGCTCTTTCATTTAACTCAATATCTGCCAATTCTCTTAAAGGAACTTTCACACCCAAAGGAGCATTAATATATGTGTCTAAAAGACTGTCTGCTGACTCTTTGTACTCATCCATATATTCAACTGAAATTCCCACATTATCAGATTCGTCAATATCCAAATCAGTTCCTACAATTCCTTCCATTGAGTTATATATTTGATTAGCAACTTGAGCATTTGTCAACCCAAGTTCCTGAATACGGGATTCATTCATTATAATATTCATTTGTAAGTTATCCACGTTGAAGCTTTTGTATAAATTAGTTGTTCCTTCAACCTTAGCAATTTCTTGCTGCAGCTTGTCAGCAATGTTATAAAGTATCTCTTGATCAGCACCGCTTATTTTTATGTCTATAGGAGCAGCAGCACTGGATGAAGCAGTTCCTCCTTGTTCTTTAACGGAATATCTTTTTATGCCTGGAATTTTTTTAATTTCATCTCTCAACCTTTCTTGAAATTCCCATATAGTTTCATCTCTTTCAATCCTAGTTGTCAAATTGATGGTAAGTAATGCTTGATTAGTACTCATTACTCCAAAATCACTGAGCATGTTACTATCTCTTTCATAGCCTATTTGTGCATCATAATTTATAACGATTTCTTCTTTTGCTAAAAAATTTTCAATATATTCTACAGCCCTGCTTGTTTCTTCTATTCTTGTTCCTGGCTCCATTTCAACAGATACAAATGTTTTTCCGCTGTCAAATTGAGGAAGCATTTCCATTCCGTTATTAGCTAAAAATCTACCGCTTAAAACAAGAAGAACCAAGGCAATTAATATGGTTTTTACTTTGTTTTTCAAAGCTAATTTCAATACACTTATATAAAATTCACTTAATTTAGCCATCAATTTGTTCCACGGTAATGAAATCTTATCAATTAATTTTTCAGCTTTTGCAAATTCAAATTTACTGAGCATTACCGTAAACAACGGTATAATTAATAATGAAATCAATATAGAGGAACCTATTGCAAATATTACTGTTAAAGAAAGAGGTCTAAAAATTTCCCCTACAAAACCTTCTATGAACAAAAGAGGTATTAAAACAACCAATGTTGTTGTTGCACCTGCTATATTAGCCATCGCTATTTCATTAGTTCCATCAATGGCAGCAGCAATTATATCTTTATTTTGATTCCTATGAGATACGATATTTTCAACAACTACTATGGATGCATCAACAACAAATCCTATGCTGAGAATTAACGCTGACAAAGTAACCATATCTAACTTCATATCGAAAAACTTCATAAGGGCCAACGTAGTTAAAAATACCAGCGGCATTGACATGGAGACTACCAACGACTGGCTGACATTGGATATAAAAAGCATTATAAGTATTATTGTAAAAACCATTGACATTAATACACTAGATGACATATTGTCAACCATCTGATTAGTAAAAATCGAGTCATCTTGTGCGATTTCAAATTGAATAAAAGGATATTTATCTTTTAATACTTCAACTTCTTTTATGATGTCCTCAACAACTTCCACTGTATTGGCATCACTTCTTTTTAATACTAATAGCGCAATACCTTCATTTCCGTTGTATCTGTAATTGCTTTCCAAATCTTCTGTAGTAAATTCTACTTCTGCTATATCTTTTAAATAAATTGCATTTCCATCCTTCAACGGAATTCTTATGTTTTCAATATCATTAGTGGTTTTTAAATCTTCTTCAATTCTTATTAATACTTCCTTATTGGCATCTGTTAATTTTCCTCCAGGTGCCTTAATATTATTTTGGGCAAGTAAGGAAGATACTTGTTCTAAAGTAAGTCCGTAAGAATTAAGTCTGTTTTTATCCACATTAACCTTAACCAAGGATTTGTATCCGCCAAAAATATCAACTGAAGCAATTCCATCTAAAAGTTGCAAACTAAAACCTATTTCATCTTCAGCTATTTGTCTTACTGTTCTTAAGTCAACTGAATTACTGTTTAAGCTCAATGTTAAAACCGGCTTATCTGAAGTACTGAATTTTAATACCTTCGGCTCACCCATATTTGAAGGCAATTTGTTTCTTATTCTACTGATAGCATTTTGTATGTCAATTGCTGCCTCGTCAATATTTGTTGCATAGCTGAACTCCAGCGTTATAACTGCAATGTTATCCTGACTTGTGGATTTTATATTGGAAATACCCTCCAGCTTTCCAAATTCATCTTCCATTGGCTCAACAACATCTTTGACAACATCTTGAGAAGAAGCGCCTGGATACTGAGTAATTACGGTTACTGTAGGGGCGTTAGTATCTGGAGACAATTGTGTCTTTAATGAAATCCTTGAATATATTCCAAAAATCACTATTGCTATAGCAACAGATAATATGAAATATTTGTTTTTAATTGAAAATCTGCCTATATTCATTATTCTTCTCCTTTAAAAACATAAACAACTGCATTTTCATAAAGTTTGGATAAATTTGTGATTGCTATTTTATCTCCTCCTTTAAGCCCCTTAGTTACTTCAGTACTCTCCCCCATAGTAATGCCTGTTGTTATTTCAGTTTCTTTAACTATGCCGTCCATATACAAATAGACTATATTCTTGTTGTTTAAATTTTTTATAGAATTTTTTGGTATAATTAATTTATCTTTCGCTTCGTTTGCAATAATTTTAACCTCTGCGCTGTTACCTGAAAACAGCATGTATGATTTTTCATTTTGAATAGGACCTAATTCTATTAGTCCGATCCTCGTGTTGGGATTTACATTAGGAACAATTTTACTTACTGCTGTAGTTATTTCACCTTCTAAACCGTTTATTTTTAAGTCACCTTTGCTGCCAACAAATATTCTGTTAATGTCACGTTCAGATACATTAACCTTAACTATCAATTCTTTATTGTCATCAATGGCAACTAAGGGTTTTCCAACTACAGCCAAATCCCCCACGTCTCCTTCAATCATTTTAACCACACCGCTTATTGGCGCCTTAATAACTGTGTCTTCAATTTTTACATTAAGTTCATTTATTGATGAATTTAATTCTTCCATTTGCTTTAATGCCATGTCTTTTTCATGAACTAAGTTTTCATAAGAATTTTGGGTTGTTGCTTTTAGTTCCTCTAATTTAAGATAAGCATTGTTTGTTTCTTGCACTAATTTGTCAAATGTTGTTTTAGGAATTGCTCCTTCTTCATACAAACCTTCATAATTACTTTTTTCGCTTTTCAAATATTCATAATTTGACTGAGCTGTTTCAAGTTGTTTAAGAAGCGGATTTGTTTCATAAAAATCATTTATTTCATTGACTAGATAATTATAATTTGTTTTTAATGTTTCAAGTTTCTTTTGTACTGTTTCAAGACTTGCTTTTAGTTGGCTGTCATCAATTTTTATCAATAAATCTCCATATTTGACAATACTTCCTTCTTCAACATAGACTTGAACGATCTGCCCTGCTATGGAAGGTGATATGGTTGTAGAGCTTTTAGGTTCAATTGTACCTACATAGTTTATTGTTTCTGTCAGATTGCCTTTGACAACAGTTTCAAGTTTTATGGGAATACCAAGATCTGAATTTTTTGCGGCGCTTTCTTTGCTGCCTGAAGCTGAGTTGATGTTTTTAACAACTGCAGCTAAAATTACTAATGAAAATATAACAATCAATATAAGCTTTTTTTTATTCATAGATGATCTCCAATCTTACTATACTAATGTTTTAATTGTTTCATATAACTTAATTGTATCTTTGAAGGTATCGCTGCCTGTTAGAGATTCAAAAATAATTAAACCCACAATAGTTGACAATATAATTTGTGCCATATACTCAATTGTTTTTTCGCCAGACTTCATATACCCGTCTCTCATATAATGCATAAGTTCATCAAAAACTTTTGAAAATATGCTTTTTAGCATATTTTTTATTTCATCATTAAATTGAGCTTCATATATGGTACAAATAAATAAATCTCTGTTTTTTCTCAATGTGCTTGTTCTTTCTTCTATGATTTTCTCAATAACCTGCTCTGAATTTAGCTTAGTTTTTGATGAGTTGAAGTTTAACATTGGTTTGACAATGAATTTAGATATAGTCTCACAAAACAGGTTATTCTTTGTTTCAAAGTGCCTGAACAATGTTATTTCTGCCACTTCTGCAAAAGAAGAAATTTCTTTTGTAGTAGAACCGGCATATCCTTTTTTAGAAAACACCTCTCTAGCTGCATTTAAAATTCTTTCTCTTGTATCTTCTTCTTTCATAGCTGGACCATCATTTCTAATAACCGATTCCATATGATGCTTCAAAACTTAGCTTAGCCAGATTATAGTTGTGGAGAGACTGAACATATGACAATTCTGCATTATAAAGCATATTTTGAGCATTTAACACATCCATTTGAATTCCAACTCCTGCTTCGTAGGAAAGTTGTGACAATCTGTATGCTTCTTCAAGACTTGCTATATTTTTTTCATAAACACCTACAGCCCTAGAAGCTTTTTGCATATTTAAATAAGCATTATTGACACTTAGCTCAACACTTTGCATTGCATCACTTAATTCATTAATAGCTTTTTCTTTTTCAAAATTTGCTGCTCTGTAATCATATGTGTTTTCTGCGCTGTAATTTGAAACTATATCAAAATACAATCTTGAAACTTCAGTGTTTTCCTGAGCTTGAATTACTTCAATTCTGTTTTTTTGTGCTTCTGAAACTTTATCTGTTAAATCGATGTTATATGACATCTTCAAGCTCATTTTATTTATAACATCGTCAGTTAAATTTACTTTTATATCAAATGGAAGTCCTAATAGCTTGTTAAATTCCATTTTTTTGTATGTTAAATCATCCTTAGCATTTGATAATGCTAATTTAGCTTCCTCAACTGCTGCCTGTGCTGTTAAAACTTCCTGTTTTATGCCTGTGCCAATCTTAAATTTTACCTCTGCAATTCTTTGTTGCTCCTGAAAACGTAAGACATTTTCTTCTTTTACTTCAATGTCTTTTATACTTCTGCTAATTTCATAATAGCCGTTCTTAATTCCAAGCTCTATTTTTTGCTCTATTAATTCTTTGCTTTTTCTCGACAGTTTAACAGCCATCTCAGATTGTCTTTTGTAATATCCCTTTGACAACAGTTTAGTTTCAATCATGGAATTTTCGGGAGCTTTTGACCATAATAATGAAGCTTTTTTGGAAATGACTTGATTTTTTTCAATATCAAGCTGAGCAATTTTTAAGGCTTCATTGTTTTTTAACCCAAGCTCTACAGCTTCCTCCATAGAAAGATTGTATATCTTATTTTGAGACTGCTCCTCAGCATAAGTGATGCTAAATGTTAATATAAGCATTGCTGTCAGTAATACTATTATATTTTTAATCAATGTAATCACCTCATTTTAAGCTTTGTAAGTACTAACTTACATATATTTTAAAAAAATCTGCCGACTTTC
Above is a window of Sedimentibacter sp. MB35-C1 DNA encoding:
- a CDS encoding Crp/Fnr family transcriptional regulator, whose protein sequence is MKNYIKLIKNMDLFKCLSEDELESVLSNNNYNIKNYNKNSIIYMQNEKCKSLDIILEGIVSVQKINSEGNVLTINDFMSGDVIGESLVFSIDNKYPMTVFAKNDVTILNIKKELILKLCQSNECFLISFLHSLSSKALILSDKIKSLTMKTLRQCIIEYLLFEYYAQDSTKIKLNMTKKDLAEKIGVQRSSLSRELNKMRKDGLIDFNAKFIFIKDIDLLSKLHIEN
- a CDS encoding ABC transporter ATP-binding protein; this translates as MEYDIQIFSLTKKFENITAVDDLNIQVKKNTIFGLVGPDGAGKTTTMRMLCSLLTPDSGTAQIGKYDILKESEVIKQHIGYMPQKFSLYGDLTVLENLEFYAEVYQIPKKERKEKIEFLLSFSNLTKHSYKLADQLSGGMKQKLALSCNLIHTPKYLLLDEPTIGVDPVARREFWKILFELREQGTTIFVSTPYMDEAERCDEVGLMDKGRIIKTDTPSNIINNFDKHIVSVCSDENHVARNLAQKEEYVLDAYMLGEELHIAVEDFDYASKKLKEKFKNKIVVNSIKEVAPSLEDVFVNIIKSEKN
- a CDS encoding IS110 family transposase, with the protein product MNYNTQNAKLGTITEKTLVVGIDVGSELHYARAFDWRGYEYSKKAFSFSNTEAGFNSFLAWMHELGEKHEKQAVLPGMEPTGHYWFALGKFLQDNGMRPVLVNPHHVKKSKELDDNNPTKTDRKDPKVIAGLINEGRFSYPYLPEGVYAELRTASNLRFQAQEELTRVLNRIARWFSIYFPEYKDVYGKKDAKSGLMILAQAPLPADIAALGVEGVNKIWRDAKLRGAGRKRAKTLVAAAEHSIGSQEGLTAARMEIKNLLSDYEVYSKRVNELMALIEDLMSGISYTDKLLEIKGIGSKTVSGFIAEVGDIRRFDNPKQIQKLAGYALVENSSGKHKGETTISRRGRKRLRYLLFEVAMSLVGKNKEFRELHHYYTTRQNNPLKKMQSLIAVACKLLRVIYKILTTGVSYDPVKMLGDIKRPPISAQAA
- a CDS encoding HlyD family secretion protein — its product is MIKILNHIKGKGKLIIMPAVIILVLISIYIFNGLQKNDSAIVYADGGTYIESSGVVKNGSISLSSEITGTVIENKVKEGDNIKKGAVIAVIDNTALKNQYDQALTNFQITEKNIEALENSISSLSLQNTDVIQQAHNAYLVSEAEYQKVMDGASADEIKQAEEVVNQAKTNFDFMKTNLERSTELFEQQIISQSKYDEALKSYNVSEAQYNAAVSQLNLIKSGPTKNTINAAENKMLQAKAGYELAISNGNTQLSQLQGQLEIAKVQLEQSKNIVEQTKRELDKLTIKSPIDGIVNSLLIKNGEFVSMGKLIAEIYNPENVEIKAYVSEANIGHIIVGQDANIFIDSHNEKAYHGKVTRINNTAEFTPKNIQTKEERVNTVFEVTVEALDSKGAIKPGMPVDVNIKID
- a CDS encoding TetR/AcrR family transcriptional regulator C-terminal domain-containing protein, which gives rise to MAHSIMTEMTKILLSNSLKKLLSKRPLNKITVKDIVNDCKLTRQTFYYHFQDIYELLDWTYKNEIGHFLNDSKNNSWEKVINNILSYIRENKSMFSYTIQSVGREHFEQALYLDLYEFCKSKISKVSSKSDIPEEKINFLANLQTITLTSVIVQWANNGMKENPEEIVKMLGKTLNSATLNVLKEYEAAN
- a CDS encoding efflux RND transporter permease subunit, with protein sequence MNIGRFSIKNKYFILSVAIAIVIFGIYSRISLKTQLSPDTNAPTVTVITQYPGASSQDVVKDVVEPMEDEFGKLEGISNIKSTSQDNIAVITLEFSYATNIDEAAIDIQNAISRIRNKLPSNMGEPKVLKFSTSDKPVLTLSLNSNSVDLRTVRQIAEDEIGFSLQLLDGIASVDIFGGYKSLVKVNVDKNRLNSYGLTLEQVSSLLAQNNIKAPGGKLTDANKEVLIRIEEDLKTTNDIENIRIPLKDGNAIYLKDIAEVEFTTEDLESNYRYNGNEGIALLVLKRSDANTVEVVEDIIKEVEVLKDKYPFIQFEIAQDDSIFTNQMVDNMSSSVLMSMVFTIILIMLFISNVSQSLVVSMSMPLVFLTTLALMKFFDMKLDMVTLSALILSIGFVVDASIVVVENIVSHRNQNKDIIAAAIDGTNEIAMANIAGATTTLVVLIPLLFIEGFVGEIFRPLSLTVIFAIGSSILISLLIIPLFTVMLSKFEFAKAEKLIDKISLPWNKLMAKLSEFYISVLKLALKNKVKTILIALVLLVLSGRFLANNGMEMLPQFDSGKTFVSVEMEPGTRIEETSRAVEYIENFLAKEEIVINYDAQIGYERDSNMLSDFGVMSTNQALLTINLTTRIERDETIWEFQERLRDEIKKIPGIKRYSVKEQGGTASSSAAAPIDIKISGADQEILYNIADKLQQEIAKVEGTTNLYKSFNVDNLQMNIIMNESRIQELGLTNAQVANQIYNSMEGIVGTDLDIDESDNVGISVEYMDEYKESADSLLDTYINAPLGVKVPLRELADIELNERANLITREDLEYTIDILGYTHSRAFSHITKDINKIIKNYPVPSGYAIELTGEQQSMSDSAKDMMFLLSLSVILVYLILVPQFKSFMQPVTVMASIPLVVIGIAPALGLTGKYISMPVLLGFILLVGTVVNNAILLVEFINERKKEGIELNEAITQAVKSRFRPIMMTALSDITGMIPLAAQLALGSERFSPLAIAVIGGMTASTFLTMVIIPVIYASFEGTINKFNKALVN
- a CDS encoding winged helix-turn-helix domain-containing protein, translated to MESAAPENLNKIKDNIVIFEISHKDNTYKQISIEEFIEKLKNNEIKIRKKLNIINYASLAINIDSTEVYKDGMKIDLSPREYKMLKLFIDNKGKILTNEQIINCVWGIAYANAGMLRVAIKRLRNKIDPDNEYLKTIRGKGYILIDM